A single Chaetodon trifascialis isolate fChaTrf1 chromosome 18, fChaTrf1.hap1, whole genome shotgun sequence DNA region contains:
- the thtpa gene encoding thiamine-triphosphatase isoform X1, with translation MSFQMNVEVERKFLCSADTLKTLEEIGVCVGQRQFHDQYFDTPKFDLTLRDVWLRKRKGCFELKCPTTVDGTEETSGEQRKAAALCSRYKEITSLPEIQLRVKEVIKDVCEEKETSPSQEDDDSWLSKMNLVCFAEFTTVRRSFTLEEEGVQIDLDQADFGYHVGEIEVLVPEGGDVQPALEKIERMAGKLGLTGDQRVEGKMNVYLKRNHPEHYAKLLSERIL, from the exons ATGTCATTTCAGATGAACGTGGAAGTGGAAAGAAAGTTTTTATGCAGTGCTGACACTCTGAAAACACTGGAGGAGATTGGGG TGTGTGTTGGTCAGCGCCAGTTTCATGACCAGTACTTTGACACCCCCAAGTTTGACCTGACTTTGAGAGACGTGTGGCTGCGTAAACGTAAAGGATGCTTTGAGCTCAAGTGCCCAACAACAGTCGATGGGACAGAAGAGACGAGCGGAGAACAACGCAAAGCGGCAGCACTGTGCTCTCGCTACAAGGAGATAACAAGTCTACCTGAAATTCAACTGAGAGTGAAAGAGGTCATTAAAGACGTTTGCGAGGAAAAAGAGACGAGCCCCTCACAGGAGGATGACGACTCTTGGCTGAGCAAAATGAATCTGGTATGCTTTGCAGAGTTTACAACGGTGCGGCGGTCATTCACTTTAGAGGAGGAAGGGGTGCAGATAGATCTCGACCAAGCTGACTTTGGCTACCACGTGGGAGAGATCGAGGTCCTCGTTCCAGAGGGAGGGGATGTGCAGCCTGCATTGGAGAAGATTGAAAGAATGGCTGGCAAGCTAG GTCTGACTGGAGATCAGCGAGTTGAaggaaaaatgaatgtttaccTTAAAAGGAATCACCCAGAGCACTATGCAAAACTGCTGAGTGAGCGTATTCTATAA
- the thtpa gene encoding thiamine-triphosphatase isoform X2: MNVEVERKFLCSADTLKTLEEIGVCVGQRQFHDQYFDTPKFDLTLRDVWLRKRKGCFELKCPTTVDGTEETSGEQRKAAALCSRYKEITSLPEIQLRVKEVIKDVCEEKETSPSQEDDDSWLSKMNLVCFAEFTTVRRSFTLEEEGVQIDLDQADFGYHVGEIEVLVPEGGDVQPALEKIERMAGKLGLTGDQRVEGKMNVYLKRNHPEHYAKLLSERIL; this comes from the exons ATGAACGTGGAAGTGGAAAGAAAGTTTTTATGCAGTGCTGACACTCTGAAAACACTGGAGGAGATTGGGG TGTGTGTTGGTCAGCGCCAGTTTCATGACCAGTACTTTGACACCCCCAAGTTTGACCTGACTTTGAGAGACGTGTGGCTGCGTAAACGTAAAGGATGCTTTGAGCTCAAGTGCCCAACAACAGTCGATGGGACAGAAGAGACGAGCGGAGAACAACGCAAAGCGGCAGCACTGTGCTCTCGCTACAAGGAGATAACAAGTCTACCTGAAATTCAACTGAGAGTGAAAGAGGTCATTAAAGACGTTTGCGAGGAAAAAGAGACGAGCCCCTCACAGGAGGATGACGACTCTTGGCTGAGCAAAATGAATCTGGTATGCTTTGCAGAGTTTACAACGGTGCGGCGGTCATTCACTTTAGAGGAGGAAGGGGTGCAGATAGATCTCGACCAAGCTGACTTTGGCTACCACGTGGGAGAGATCGAGGTCCTCGTTCCAGAGGGAGGGGATGTGCAGCCTGCATTGGAGAAGATTGAAAGAATGGCTGGCAAGCTAG GTCTGACTGGAGATCAGCGAGTTGAaggaaaaatgaatgtttaccTTAAAAGGAATCACCCAGAGCACTATGCAAAACTGCTGAGTGAGCGTATTCTATAA